From Hydractinia symbiolongicarpus strain clone_291-10 chromosome 12, HSymV2.1, whole genome shotgun sequence, one genomic window encodes:
- the LOC130622635 gene encoding uncharacterized protein LOC130622635 isoform X1 gives MSKNNDETLLTLMSMGFEYAECKTVLQDGLKDVEEAIQRLLCKKGGSKEENYEVNDVLNGSRNSLDEACPTSYDVVENEKIKSRYELSDKHHQQKEQFNKKYRDAIDQSAKKQRLEERKLKQDILNKIKLDRQSKVEKRLVMSSATQPVLKERGNKDEVPVKSDCKIQIRLPSGATLQASFDRHCLLKSVMKYVTNHVDISNVLQNPSLMQPFPRREFTEKDMGKTLNDLSLYPSAMLVVHEQCQPSIDMQEHEGGDCLEGHIDASDKGLNNQACANSRILQGRFINNVEDNISHCNDQSKKHGHHSDSFLFQQAVEKRLRHTGLGSPEDIVNISRDIPQLQQLAAKCAACHLLQLHPNVVNSMARLSSKSATTIMTYLKSKKKLTPNVMNFFLPCKLQEINLDFYMLTTNDLLERMRWHYNISKMSLKSCACITDTGLSTALTGLHSLQYLNLTECTQLTGRILDHIAELTKLRVLIMDRTKVKDKNVQQFFKTTKSQSLTELSFNYCSIGSDAFHDVPECPSLVVLSVNHTKVSRLDFITQFNNLRMLGIKSTSVTDDQTVLLEGLTGLFSLELQGTPVTNEGLPSIKGLKLTHLSLPDRQMVDDVTISIIAGCPLNSLDLGGYIKLTGRCLYSISQMKSLKDLSLSNTKITDNGIELLCGLDRLEALDLSRTSISNRISVVLIALPLLETLNLSWTKVDDDVVEHLNSCCNLMKLNLAHTGITNKGIARLVLHYLNVLLLDWTEVTLEGIQQCLENCCRLMTVRNSKYKVSFTKNG, from the exons atgtcAAAAAATAATGACGAAACTCTGCTAACTTTAATGTCAATGGGATTTGAGTATGCTGAGTGTAAAACCGTTTTGCAGGATGGCTTAAAAGACGTAGAAGAAGCGATTCAAAG ACTCCTGTGTAAAAAGGGTGGTAGCAAAGAAGAAAATTATGAAGTAAATGACGTTTTAAATGGCAGTCGAAACTCATTAGATGAAGCTTGTCCCACATCTTATGATGTTGTAGAAAATGAG aaaataaaaagccGCTATGAGTTATCTGATAAACATCATCAACAAAAGGAacagtttaataaaaaatatagagaTGCTATTGACCAATCAGCAAAAAAGCAACGGCTTGAAGAAAGAAAA CTGAAGCAAGATAttctcaataaaataaaattggatAGACAAAGTAAAGTGGAAAAGAGACTTGTAATGTCTAGTGCAACTCAACCTGTTTTAAAAGAAAGAGGTAATAAAGATGAAGTACCAGTTAAATCTGATTGTAAAATACAG attcgACTTCCATCTGGAGCAACCCTGCAAGCATCATTTGACAGGCACTGCTTGTTGAAATCTGTAatgaaatatgtaacaaatcaTGTAGATATCAGTAACGTCTTACAGAATCCCTCATTAATGCAA ccatttccAAGACGTGAGTTCACAGAAAAAGATATGGGAAAGACGTTAAACGATCTTTCCCTTTATCCATCGGCAATGTTAGTTGTCCATGAACAATGTCAACCCTCTATTGACATGCAAGAACATGAGGGTGGTGATTGTTTAGAAGGCCACATTGATGCATCTGATAAAGGTTTAAACAATCAAGCATGTGCTAACTCCAGAATTCTTCAGGGAAGATTTATTAATAATGTAGAAGATAACATTTCACATTGTAACGACCAGAGTAAAAAACATGGTCACCATTCAGATTCTTTCTTATTTCAACAAGCTGTTGAAAAACGTCTACGACACACTG GTTTAGGTTCTCCAGAAGATATAGTAAACATCTCTCGTGATATTCCACAGTTGCAACAACTTGCTGCAAAATGTGCTGCTTGTCATTTGTTACAACTGCATCCAAATGTTGTTAACTCAATGGCAAGATTATCATCAAAATCTGCAACAACTATTATGACGTACCTGAAATCAAAAAAGAAGCTAACTCCGaatgttatgaatttttttcttccatg TAAATTGCAAGAGATCAATTTGGATTTTTATATGTTAACTACTAATGATCTGTTGGAAAGGATGAG GTGGCATTATAACATTTCGAAAATGAGCTTGAAATCATGTGCTTGCATCACTGACACTGGGTTATCAACAGCTCTTACAG GGTTACATTCATTGCAATATCTAAACTTGACAGAATGTACACAATTAACAGGACGAATACTTGACCATATTGcag aGTTAACAAAGCTAAGAGTATTAATCATGGACAGGACAAAG gtaaaagataaaaatgtgcaacagtttttcaaaacaacaaaatcacAAAGTTTAACTGAACTGAGTTTTAATTATTGTTCAATAGGAAGCGATGCATTTCATGATGTTCCAg AGTGTCCTTCTCTTGTGGTATTGTCAGTCAACCACACCAAG GTATCTCGTTTGGATTTTATTACACAATTTAACAATTTAAGGATGCTTGGAATAAAAAGCACTTCAGTAACAGACGATCAAACAGTCCTTCTCGAAGGTTTGACTGGCTTGTTTTCACTTGAACTTCAGGGGACTCCTGTAACGAATGAAGGTTTACCATCAATTAAAG gtttaaaaCTAACACATTTGTCTTTACCTGATCGACAAATGGTTGACGACGTAACAATTTCTATTATAGCAG GATGTCCTCTCAATTCACTGGATTTAGGAGGTTATATTAAACTCACAGGGCGTTGTCTTTACAGCATATCTCAAATGAAAAG TCTCAAAGATTTATCATTGTCCAACACCAAGATAACTGATAATGGCATCGAGTTGCTATGTG gACTGGATCGTTTGGAAGCGTTGGATCTATCAAGAACATCAATTTCAAATCGTATTAGCGTTGTTTTAATTG CTCTTCCGTTACTTGAAACTTTGAATTTATCCTGGACGAAGGTGGACGACGACGTTGTCGAGCACTTAAATAGTTGTTGTAATTTGATGAAACTGAATTTAGCACACACAGGTATAACGAATAAAGGAATAGCACGATTAGTTCTTCATTATCTAAACGTGTTGTTGTTGGATTGGACGGAAGTGACGTTAGAGGGAATTCAACAATGTTTAGAAA ACTGCTGCCGGTTAATGACAGTCCGAAACAGCAAATATAAAGTTTCCTTCACAAAGAACGGTTGA
- the LOC130622635 gene encoding uncharacterized protein LOC130622635 isoform X2: MSKNNDETLLTLMSMGFEYAECKTVLQDGLKDVEEAIQRLLCKKGGSKEENYEVNDVLNGSRNSLDEACPTSYDVVENEKIKSRYELSDKHHQQKEQFNKKYRDAIDQSAKKQRLEERKLKQDILNKIKLDRQSKVEKRLVMSSATQPVLKERGNKDEVPVKSDCKIQIRLPSGATLQASFDRHCLLKSVMKYVTNHVDISNVLQNPSLMQPFPRREFTEKDMGKTLNDLSLYPSAMLVVHEQCQPSIDMQEHEGGDCLEGHIDASDKGLNNQACANSRILQGRFINNVEDNISHCNDQSKKHGHHSDSFLFQQAVEKRLRHTGSPEDIVNISRDIPQLQQLAAKCAACHLLQLHPNVVNSMARLSSKSATTIMTYLKSKKKLTPNVMNFFLPCKLQEINLDFYMLTTNDLLERMRWHYNISKMSLKSCACITDTGLSTALTGLHSLQYLNLTECTQLTGRILDHIAELTKLRVLIMDRTKVKDKNVQQFFKTTKSQSLTELSFNYCSIGSDAFHDVPECPSLVVLSVNHTKVSRLDFITQFNNLRMLGIKSTSVTDDQTVLLEGLTGLFSLELQGTPVTNEGLPSIKGLKLTHLSLPDRQMVDDVTISIIAGCPLNSLDLGGYIKLTGRCLYSISQMKSLKDLSLSNTKITDNGIELLCGLDRLEALDLSRTSISNRISVVLIALPLLETLNLSWTKVDDDVVEHLNSCCNLMKLNLAHTGITNKGIARLVLHYLNVLLLDWTEVTLEGIQQCLENCCRLMTVRNSKYKVSFTKNG, translated from the exons atgtcAAAAAATAATGACGAAACTCTGCTAACTTTAATGTCAATGGGATTTGAGTATGCTGAGTGTAAAACCGTTTTGCAGGATGGCTTAAAAGACGTAGAAGAAGCGATTCAAAG ACTCCTGTGTAAAAAGGGTGGTAGCAAAGAAGAAAATTATGAAGTAAATGACGTTTTAAATGGCAGTCGAAACTCATTAGATGAAGCTTGTCCCACATCTTATGATGTTGTAGAAAATGAG aaaataaaaagccGCTATGAGTTATCTGATAAACATCATCAACAAAAGGAacagtttaataaaaaatatagagaTGCTATTGACCAATCAGCAAAAAAGCAACGGCTTGAAGAAAGAAAA CTGAAGCAAGATAttctcaataaaataaaattggatAGACAAAGTAAAGTGGAAAAGAGACTTGTAATGTCTAGTGCAACTCAACCTGTTTTAAAAGAAAGAGGTAATAAAGATGAAGTACCAGTTAAATCTGATTGTAAAATACAG attcgACTTCCATCTGGAGCAACCCTGCAAGCATCATTTGACAGGCACTGCTTGTTGAAATCTGTAatgaaatatgtaacaaatcaTGTAGATATCAGTAACGTCTTACAGAATCCCTCATTAATGCAA ccatttccAAGACGTGAGTTCACAGAAAAAGATATGGGAAAGACGTTAAACGATCTTTCCCTTTATCCATCGGCAATGTTAGTTGTCCATGAACAATGTCAACCCTCTATTGACATGCAAGAACATGAGGGTGGTGATTGTTTAGAAGGCCACATTGATGCATCTGATAAAGGTTTAAACAATCAAGCATGTGCTAACTCCAGAATTCTTCAGGGAAGATTTATTAATAATGTAGAAGATAACATTTCACATTGTAACGACCAGAGTAAAAAACATGGTCACCATTCAGATTCTTTCTTATTTCAACAAGCTGTTGAAAAACGTCTACGACACACTG GTTCTCCAGAAGATATAGTAAACATCTCTCGTGATATTCCACAGTTGCAACAACTTGCTGCAAAATGTGCTGCTTGTCATTTGTTACAACTGCATCCAAATGTTGTTAACTCAATGGCAAGATTATCATCAAAATCTGCAACAACTATTATGACGTACCTGAAATCAAAAAAGAAGCTAACTCCGaatgttatgaatttttttcttccatg TAAATTGCAAGAGATCAATTTGGATTTTTATATGTTAACTACTAATGATCTGTTGGAAAGGATGAG GTGGCATTATAACATTTCGAAAATGAGCTTGAAATCATGTGCTTGCATCACTGACACTGGGTTATCAACAGCTCTTACAG GGTTACATTCATTGCAATATCTAAACTTGACAGAATGTACACAATTAACAGGACGAATACTTGACCATATTGcag aGTTAACAAAGCTAAGAGTATTAATCATGGACAGGACAAAG gtaaaagataaaaatgtgcaacagtttttcaaaacaacaaaatcacAAAGTTTAACTGAACTGAGTTTTAATTATTGTTCAATAGGAAGCGATGCATTTCATGATGTTCCAg AGTGTCCTTCTCTTGTGGTATTGTCAGTCAACCACACCAAG GTATCTCGTTTGGATTTTATTACACAATTTAACAATTTAAGGATGCTTGGAATAAAAAGCACTTCAGTAACAGACGATCAAACAGTCCTTCTCGAAGGTTTGACTGGCTTGTTTTCACTTGAACTTCAGGGGACTCCTGTAACGAATGAAGGTTTACCATCAATTAAAG gtttaaaaCTAACACATTTGTCTTTACCTGATCGACAAATGGTTGACGACGTAACAATTTCTATTATAGCAG GATGTCCTCTCAATTCACTGGATTTAGGAGGTTATATTAAACTCACAGGGCGTTGTCTTTACAGCATATCTCAAATGAAAAG TCTCAAAGATTTATCATTGTCCAACACCAAGATAACTGATAATGGCATCGAGTTGCTATGTG gACTGGATCGTTTGGAAGCGTTGGATCTATCAAGAACATCAATTTCAAATCGTATTAGCGTTGTTTTAATTG CTCTTCCGTTACTTGAAACTTTGAATTTATCCTGGACGAAGGTGGACGACGACGTTGTCGAGCACTTAAATAGTTGTTGTAATTTGATGAAACTGAATTTAGCACACACAGGTATAACGAATAAAGGAATAGCACGATTAGTTCTTCATTATCTAAACGTGTTGTTGTTGGATTGGACGGAAGTGACGTTAGAGGGAATTCAACAATGTTTAGAAA ACTGCTGCCGGTTAATGACAGTCCGAAACAGCAAATATAAAGTTTCCTTCACAAAGAACGGTTGA
- the LOC130622633 gene encoding tax1-binding protein 1-like isoform X1, protein MEDSVMDSFDGVIFHNVREYCSANDVITCHFAVKENCDINVPSDCYVGLFHVGWNTLSSCLTRKSFTLVEHLTSGLYSLEFHANETPKANYDEFYQFCFFNEKTEVVFGASCPFQICDLKHMESFTPVGHEDVWWASRNPNPVDEDVDDTVLIHNKTTMLEESLAKTVEENELLKTIKQKFEADLAKCCMDKEKYIKESEEEMIELREKVKFQQDRSNIFEQSLADSDEIINHLNGKIRDLNEYVAEYAEKLKTNEKSFAEISNEYKAVMMEKEILINKLTESIQLNEEEIKKSLDLEEKFKTHLQEFEAIKKKLEYEKSANANLELEYQDMVSSFTKQIEALSKENSDSKELHDRIADMDNKLNAEKKKNSSLLIDVNNLETALENAEAKQKKGQLTFQSEKSRLLEIIEERSNFIQQLNNEKEELLKKLKEEEKKCLKMIEKNRDVVSKMESKIDKSESTFSSVKSDLIKQQEEFSKIIGEKDAYIGELEENLISLKSKVAELHEVIGEQQKNASKSIAEFKAKETELHQLLEELNSKQNLSKKPAKSRSNGSLHALQIATAHMQKQVTNLKKEKDSFQKMFNQQHLGGDVGTQELRRVNEEMRLRLHLGKEKYKEKYFECQHLQMELEQLRNEKKQNNMNNVHEGEKTEMEYVAAHFVEQMKVQHSQELDKLKSEKEVLEKKYSEAQNNLTKSEQEVSDLSKDVEGMKVKTKKLAEHYEGKIKLMVEENGVLKKQRDAVLVGDSNIKLMTQEKPVEQETLKSCDAIYHPPSGEEKRVIHQQPDAWNEIMYPPSLNVISGRNKNAWLPGAVPTSHIKAKDISGKYDAPLTQVIPRHESRQTVLTGRGKTVDSSYQKPTYQCPVCNMAFPPGFSDVSATHHVNSHFNDKK, encoded by the exons ATGGAAGATTCTGTTATGGACTCGTTTGATGGGGTTATATTTCATAATGTCAGGGAATATTGCTCTGCAAATGATGTTATTACCTGTCACTTTGCagtaaaagaaaattgtgaTATTAATGTTCCTAGTGATTGTTATGTTGGTTTATTTCATGTTGGTTGGAACACCCTATCCAGCTGTTTAACTAGGAAAAGTTTTACTTTGGTTGAGCATTTGACAAGTGGTTTATACAGTTTGGAATTCCATGCGAATGAAACACCAAAAGCAAATTATGATGAGTTTtaccaattttgtttttttaatgagaaAACAGAAGTTGTTTTTGGTGCTAGTTGTCCGTTTCAAATATGTGATTTAAAGCATATGGAATCGTTTACCCCAGTAGGTCATGAAGATGTTTGGTGGGCTTCTCGAAACCCAAATCCTGTTGATGAAGATGTTGATGATACCGTGTTGattcacaacaaaacaacaatgcTGGAAGAATCATTAGCCAAAACTGTTGAAGAAAACGAATTACTGAAAACCATAAAACAAAAGTTTGAAGCAGATCTAGCAAAATGCTGCATGGATAAAGAAAAATACATAAAGGAATCAGAAGAAGAGATGATCGAGTTACGAGAGAAAGTTAAATTTCAGCAAGATCGGTCTAATATTTTTGAACAAAGTTTGGCAGATTCAGACGAGATCATAAATCACCTTAATGGAAAAATTAGGGACCTAAATGAATATGTTGCAGAGTATGCTGAAAAGTTGAAAACCAATGAAAAATCATTTGCAGAAATTTCGAACGAATACAAGGCAGTTATGAtggaaaaagaaattttgattAACAAATTGACTGAAAGTATACAACTTAATGAAGAAGAAATTAAGAAATCTTTGGATTTAGAAGAAAAGTTTAAGACACACCTCCAGGAATTTGAAGCCATAAAAAAGAAGCTGGAGTATGAAAAGAGTGCTAATGCTAATCTTGAATTGGAGTATCAAGATATGGTATCATCCTTTACAAAGCAGATTGAAGCATTGTCTAAGGAAAACAGTGATTCTAAAGAGCTACATGATAGAATTGCTGATATGGATAACAAGTTAAATgcggaaaagaagaaaaactcaTCCTTGTTAATTGATGTGAACAACTTGGAGACAGCGCTGGAAAATGCAGAAGCCAAACAGAAAAAAGGACAGCTTACCTTCCAATCTGAAAAGTCCAGGCTTTTGGAAATCATTGAAGAAAGATCTAATTTTATTCAGCAACTGAACAATGAAAAGGAAGAGTTACTAAAGAAATTAAAGGAAGAAGAGAAAAAGTGTTTGAAAATGATTGAAAAGAATAGAGATGTGGTTTCTAAAATGGAAAGCAAAATAGATAAATCGGAATCAACTTTTTCTAGTGTGAAATCGGATTTGATAAAGCAGCAGGAAGAATTTTCTAAGATAATTGGGGAAAAAGATGCATATATTGGTGAGTTGGAAGAAAATTTGATATCTTTAAAATCCAAAGTTGCTGAATTACATGAAGTTATTGGAGAGCAACAAAAAAATGCAAGTAAATCAATTGCAGAATTTAAAGCCAAGGAAACTGAACTTCATCAGCTCCTTGAAGAATTAAATTCTAAGCAAAACTTGTCTAAGAAACCTGCTAAGTCACGAAGTAATGGATCTCTTCATGCTCTTCAAATTGCAACTGCTCATATGCAAAAACAAGtaacaaatttgaaaaaggaaaaagattcctttcaaaaaatgtttaaccAGCAACACCTTGGTGGTGATGTTGGTACACAAGAATTAAGAAGAGTAAATGAAGAAATGAGATTACGACTGCACTTAGGAAAAGAAAAATACAAGGAAAAGTATTTTGAGTGCCAGCACTTGCAGATGGAACTTGAACAActgagaaatgaaaaaaaacaaaataacatgaATAATGTACATGAAGGAGAGAAGACTGAG ATGGAATATGTTGCAGCACATTTTGTTGAACAGATGAAAGTACAACACAGTCAGGAGCTAGATAAACTGAAGTCAGAAAAAGAAGTGTTGGAAAAGAAGTATTCCGAAGCTCAAAACAATTTGACCAAATCTGAACAAGAGGTGTCAGACCTCTCGAAGGATGTTGAGGGAATGAAAGTTAAAACAAAGAAACTTGCTGAGCATTATGAAGGGAAGATTAAGTTAATGGTGGAAGAAAATGGGGTGTTAAAGAAGCAAAGAGATGCTGTATTGGTAGGAG ATTCCAACATAAAATTAATGACACAAGAAAAACCTGTTGAGCAAGAGACATTGAAATCGTGTGATGCAATCTACCATCCTCCTTCTGGAGAGGAGAAGCGCGTAATTCATCAGCAGCCTGATGCGTGGAACGAAATCATGTATCCTCCCAGCTTAAATGTTATCAGTGGTAGAAATAAGAATGCTTGGCTTCCTGGTGCTGTTCCAACAAGTCACATCAAAGCAAAAGatatatcaggaaaatatgaCGCTCCACTAACGCAAGTAATACCAAGACATGAAAGCAGACAGACTGTCCTCACTGGGCGTGGTAAAACAGTCGATTCAAGTTATCAAAAACCAACGTATCAATGTCCAGTTTGTAACATGGCATTCCCGCCTGGTTTTTCTGATGTGTCTGCTACTCATCATGTAAACAGTCACTTTAacgacaaaaaataa
- the LOC130622633 gene encoding tax1-binding protein 1 homolog isoform X2: MEDSVMDSFDGVIFHNVREYCSANDVITCHFAVKENCDINVPSDCYVGLFHVGWNTLSSCLTRKSFTLVEHLTSGLYSLEFHANETPKANYDEFYQFCFFNEKTEVVFGASCPFQICDLKHMESFTPVGHEDVWWASRNPNPVDEDVDDTVLIHNKTTMLEESLAKTVEENELLKTIKQKFEADLAKCCMDKEKYIKESEEEMIELREKVKFQQDRSNIFEQSLADSDEIINHLNGKIRDLNEYVAEYAEKLKTNEKSFAEISNEYKAVMMEKEILINKLTESIQLNEEEIKKSLDLEEKFKTHLQEFEAIKKKLEYEKSANANLELEYQDMVSSFTKQIEALSKENSDSKELHDRIADMDNKLNAEKKKNSSLLIDVNNLETALENAEAKQKKGQLTFQSEKSRLLEIIEERSNFIQQLNNEKEELLKKLKEEEKKCLKMIEKNRDVVSKMESKIDKSESTFSSVKSDLIKQQEEFSKIIGEKDAYIGELEENLISLKSKVAELHEVIGEQQKNASKSIAEFKAKETELHQLLEELNSKQNLSKKPAKSRSNGSLHALQIATAHMQKQVTNLKKEKDSFQKMFNQQHLGGDVGTQELRRVNEEMRLRLHLGKEKYKEKYFECQHLQMELEQLRNEKKQNNMNNVHEGEKTEMEYVAAHFVEQMKVQHSQELDKLKSEKEVLEKKYSEAQNNLTKSEQEVSDLSKDVEGMKVKTKKLAEHYEGKIKLMVEENGVLKKQRDAVLVGGKPMFYI, from the exons ATGGAAGATTCTGTTATGGACTCGTTTGATGGGGTTATATTTCATAATGTCAGGGAATATTGCTCTGCAAATGATGTTATTACCTGTCACTTTGCagtaaaagaaaattgtgaTATTAATGTTCCTAGTGATTGTTATGTTGGTTTATTTCATGTTGGTTGGAACACCCTATCCAGCTGTTTAACTAGGAAAAGTTTTACTTTGGTTGAGCATTTGACAAGTGGTTTATACAGTTTGGAATTCCATGCGAATGAAACACCAAAAGCAAATTATGATGAGTTTtaccaattttgtttttttaatgagaaAACAGAAGTTGTTTTTGGTGCTAGTTGTCCGTTTCAAATATGTGATTTAAAGCATATGGAATCGTTTACCCCAGTAGGTCATGAAGATGTTTGGTGGGCTTCTCGAAACCCAAATCCTGTTGATGAAGATGTTGATGATACCGTGTTGattcacaacaaaacaacaatgcTGGAAGAATCATTAGCCAAAACTGTTGAAGAAAACGAATTACTGAAAACCATAAAACAAAAGTTTGAAGCAGATCTAGCAAAATGCTGCATGGATAAAGAAAAATACATAAAGGAATCAGAAGAAGAGATGATCGAGTTACGAGAGAAAGTTAAATTTCAGCAAGATCGGTCTAATATTTTTGAACAAAGTTTGGCAGATTCAGACGAGATCATAAATCACCTTAATGGAAAAATTAGGGACCTAAATGAATATGTTGCAGAGTATGCTGAAAAGTTGAAAACCAATGAAAAATCATTTGCAGAAATTTCGAACGAATACAAGGCAGTTATGAtggaaaaagaaattttgattAACAAATTGACTGAAAGTATACAACTTAATGAAGAAGAAATTAAGAAATCTTTGGATTTAGAAGAAAAGTTTAAGACACACCTCCAGGAATTTGAAGCCATAAAAAAGAAGCTGGAGTATGAAAAGAGTGCTAATGCTAATCTTGAATTGGAGTATCAAGATATGGTATCATCCTTTACAAAGCAGATTGAAGCATTGTCTAAGGAAAACAGTGATTCTAAAGAGCTACATGATAGAATTGCTGATATGGATAACAAGTTAAATgcggaaaagaagaaaaactcaTCCTTGTTAATTGATGTGAACAACTTGGAGACAGCGCTGGAAAATGCAGAAGCCAAACAGAAAAAAGGACAGCTTACCTTCCAATCTGAAAAGTCCAGGCTTTTGGAAATCATTGAAGAAAGATCTAATTTTATTCAGCAACTGAACAATGAAAAGGAAGAGTTACTAAAGAAATTAAAGGAAGAAGAGAAAAAGTGTTTGAAAATGATTGAAAAGAATAGAGATGTGGTTTCTAAAATGGAAAGCAAAATAGATAAATCGGAATCAACTTTTTCTAGTGTGAAATCGGATTTGATAAAGCAGCAGGAAGAATTTTCTAAGATAATTGGGGAAAAAGATGCATATATTGGTGAGTTGGAAGAAAATTTGATATCTTTAAAATCCAAAGTTGCTGAATTACATGAAGTTATTGGAGAGCAACAAAAAAATGCAAGTAAATCAATTGCAGAATTTAAAGCCAAGGAAACTGAACTTCATCAGCTCCTTGAAGAATTAAATTCTAAGCAAAACTTGTCTAAGAAACCTGCTAAGTCACGAAGTAATGGATCTCTTCATGCTCTTCAAATTGCAACTGCTCATATGCAAAAACAAGtaacaaatttgaaaaaggaaaaagattcctttcaaaaaatgtttaaccAGCAACACCTTGGTGGTGATGTTGGTACACAAGAATTAAGAAGAGTAAATGAAGAAATGAGATTACGACTGCACTTAGGAAAAGAAAAATACAAGGAAAAGTATTTTGAGTGCCAGCACTTGCAGATGGAACTTGAACAActgagaaatgaaaaaaaacaaaataacatgaATAATGTACATGAAGGAGAGAAGACTGAG ATGGAATATGTTGCAGCACATTTTGTTGAACAGATGAAAGTACAACACAGTCAGGAGCTAGATAAACTGAAGTCAGAAAAAGAAGTGTTGGAAAAGAAGTATTCCGAAGCTCAAAACAATTTGACCAAATCTGAACAAGAGGTGTCAGACCTCTCGAAGGATGTTGAGGGAATGAAAGTTAAAACAAAGAAACTTGCTGAGCATTATGAAGGGAAGATTAAGTTAATGGTGGAAGAAAATGGGGTGTTAAAGAAGCAAAGAGATGCTGTATTGGTAGGAG ggAAGCCcatgttttatatttaa
- the LOC130622226 gene encoding NADH dehydrogenase [ubiquinone] flavoprotein 2, mitochondrial-like yields the protein MAAALGRTLVKNVCAFSQPKARNLFRSAIAASDKLFVHRDTDYNNPETPFEFSEVNKRRAETIISNYPTGHEAAATMPLLDLVQRQIGWVPLSGMNYVAKMLNMPEMRVYEVATFYTMYNREPVGKYHIQICTTTPCMLCDSDSIMKVIKDKLKIEVGETTNDKMFTLSEVECLGACVNAPMVQINDVYYEDLKPRDMEEIIDDLSNGRTPKPGPRNGRYASEPVGGLTSLTSPPKGPGFNLQPGL from the coding sequence ATGGCGGCTGCTTTGGGTCGAACATTAGTGAAGAATGTTTGTGCATTTAGTCAACCAAAGGCCAGAAATTTATTTAGATCAGCTATAGCGGCATCTGACAAACTGTTTGTCCATCGAGATACAGACTATAATAACCCAGAAACGCCATTTGAATTCTCAGAAGTTAACAAAAGACGAGCAGAAACGATAATCTCTAATTACCCAACAGGCCATGAAGCTGCTGCTACTATGCCTTTACTTGATTTGGTTCAAAGACAAATAGGCTGGGTACCACTATCTGGGATGAATTATGTTGCTAAGATGCTTAATATGCCTGAAATGAGAGTGTACGAAGTTGCTACATTTTACACTATGTATAATCGAGAGCCAGTTGGAAAATATCATATTCAAATATGCACAACAACGCCTTGTATGCTTTGTGACTCTGATTCCATCATGAAAGTAATAAAAGACAAATTGAAGATTGAAGTGGGTGAAACTACTAATGATAAAATGTTTACCCTATCTGAAGTTGAGTGCCTTGGAGCTTGTGTTAATGCACCAATGGTTCAAATTAATGATGTATATTATGAAGATTTAAAGCCAAGAGATATGGAAGAAATAATCGATGATTTGTCGAATGGAAGAACTCCAAAGCCAGGTCCACGAAATGGAAGATATGCAAGTGAACCTGTTGGTGGTTTAACATCCTTAACATCTCCACCTAAAGGTCCAGGATTCAATCTCCAACCTGGCTTATAA
- the LOC130622227 gene encoding uncharacterized protein LOC130622227 translates to MSKNSETNQVFVGSTPEAQAAEESNEETTFETISSACHDIRQQSLNAIMKWSQTFGDSEKFDNFYHTRIDELIKEASQLEQTLIRQKQMLKERLKNLTKTLALVSENES, encoded by the exons ATGTCAAAAAACAGCGAAACG AATCAAGTATTCGTGGGCAGCACACCTG AAGCACAAGCTGCTGAAGAATCAAACGAAGAAACCACATTTGAAACTATTTCGTCAGCCTGTCACG ataTAAGGCAACAATCATTAAACGCAATCATGAAATGGTCCCAGACTTTTGG TGACAGCGAgaaatttgacaatttttatcATACCAGAATAGATGAATTAATCAAAGAGGCCAGTCAGCTAGAGCAGACGTTGATCAGacaaaaacaaatgttaaaagAACGCTTAAAAAACCTGACCAAGACCTTGGCGCTGGTTAGCGAGAATGAAagttaa